GATTATCTTTTTGAGTGGGCTCAGGATGTACTGTATCAAAACCTGCTCCTTTTATCTCTCCATTAACTAACGACTCTCGCATTGCTTCATTATCAACTAATTCACCGCGAGCAGTATTGATTATATAAGCAGAATTTTTCATTTTTTGTAAAAACTCTTTATTGATAATTCCCGTCGTTTCTTCTGTTACTGCAACATGAAGACTAATTAAATCACATTCTTTTGCTAGCTCATCTAGTTCTAAATAAGAAACACGATACTCTTCCTCAATTTCTTTCGATTGTCTCGTTCTATTCCAATAATATAGTTCACAATCAAATGGGATCAGACGTTTTGCAGTAGCTTTTGCAATATCACCAAAACCGATTAAACCAATTTTACAATCTGCTAACTCTGTAATTCCTTCAACCATTGCTTTCTCTTTTGTTTCGATTTGGAGACCTTCACGAACTTTTTGATCTCCTGTAACCACATCACGTAGTAACCCTAACATTAGTAAAATGGTTTGCTCAGCAACTGCACCTGCGTTAATTCCCTTATTATTACATACAAAAATACCTTTTTCTTTTGCAGTCTGTATGTCAATGCCGTTATAACCTACACCTTCAGAATGAATTAATTTTAAATTAGGAAGATGCTCAATAACTTTTTTACTAACGGATCCAATTGCATCCACAATTAAATATTCTGCTTCTTTACCTTTTTCAATTAACACGTCATCACTTGTGCCAATCGGACAAATAATTAACTCCGCATTTTTGGCTATGTCTTTATCAGGCATATACTTAAAATAGCGATCTTCTTTCCCTATCACTAATACCTTCATGAATACATCTCCTTCTTCCATTATCCATACACAAACTATGAATTTTATAGTTTCCAGTAAACAGTGTCTGTTTTCTATTTTAAATGTTTACTATAAAAAAATGTATAAATAATTGAAAAATTATGTAAATTTAAAATTATTTCATTCCTTATTGGAGTACTAACTAAAAAAACATGAGTTTTTCCACTCAAAATAATTGTCAGGCATTCGTGTTAAATTTCTTTCAATGAACATACATTTTATTACCATTAATAATCGAGATATAAGGAGGATAGACCTTAGTGACAAAGAAATCAAATGATAGTTTCGATTTAATGCTATATTCGGGTGGACTAGCCTTAGCATTTTTTGTATTTCTCTCTTCTAGATGGCTGTCACTGCCATTAATGAAGGAAATTGAGTCCGGTACTTCATTAGCAGATATTGTTTTCAAGGAAAACAATGAAGTTGGTTTTTTTTGGAATTTACTAGTTCCTACAGCCCTATGGCTTATAGGTATTGCGATTTTAACGATTTTGTTGTGGCAAATGATAAAATCCATCGTCATAAGGAAAGATTCTAAGTTTAATAAATTTCTATTAATACTTATTGCATTCATAATATTAGTTGACTTATGGTTGACGCTTATACACGGTTGGGATTTACTAGTACTCAATTTGCAATATCTCATCCTTGTAGTAGTGTTGTTAGTTTTAATCGGTTGCATGATTCAGTTTTTTGTTCTTCAGAAAAAATAATATTGCTATAATATACATGCTTCATGTGCATATAATAAGCCATTGAACTTGTCTCGTTCACTCCAAAATGTATGTCCGATGTGTAAACGGGACAAGTTGTAAATTACCACTAGCCAACTAATGTAAAATGGATTTCCCCATTTAATTTTTCAACGCGTCCCCAAATATTTCCTCATTTTCTCGATTGATTTGATAGATACCATTTTATTAACAAACTCATTAACAAAATTAGAGTAATATAATTTCATTTCTATATAAAATCCAAATAATATGGTATATTTTTAGAAAATTAAATAAAAGGGGTTTTTAGTTTGAACACTTATAAAATTGCAGTAATAGCTGGCGATGGTATTGGTAAAGAGGTCGTTCCAGCAGCAATAGAAGTATTAGACGAAGTTGCAAAGCTGGATGGGAGCTTCAAATTTGAATGGACTTATTTTCCATGGGGCTGTGATTATTATTTAGAGCATGGTGTCATGATGCCTGAGGACGGGCTTGAAATATTAAAGCAATATGATCAAATTTTTTTAGGAGCAGTAGGGATGCCAGAACTTGTTCCCGACCACATATCTCTTTGGGGATTATTAATAAAGATTCGCAGAGGAATGAAGCAATCCATTAATGTAAGACCTGCAAAACTTTTAGCTGGCTTAGAATCACCTCTGAAAAACCCTCAAAGCTTTGACATTACTGTTGTCAGAGAAAATTCTGAAGGGGAATATTCAGATAGCGGTGGTCGTATGCATAGCGGTGCTGATGAGATTGCCATTCAAAATGCTGTGTTCACAAGAAAAGGAACAGAAAGAGCAATGCGTTATGCTTTTGAACTAGCTCAAAATTCAAAGGGACATGTGACAAGTGCGACAAAATCTAACGGTCTTACATATTCAATGCCATTTTGGGATGAAGTGTTTGATGATGTAAAAAAAGATTATCCTGAAGTACAATCTGTTTCCAATCACATTGATGCACTAGCAGCCTTCATGGTAATGAAACCACATGCATTTGATGTGATCGTTGCTTCTAATTTGTTTGGTGATATTTTAACTGATTTAGGTGGCGCTATTATGGGAAGTATTGGTATTGCTCCTGCTGCAAATCTAAATATCGAGCGAGAATATCCATCAATGTTTGAACCAGTTCATGGCTCAGCACCTGATATTGCAGGGAAAGGAATCGCTAATCCAATCGGTCAAATTTGGACAGGTAAGATGATGTTAGATTTCTTAGGGCATTCG
Above is a genomic segment from Lysinibacillus sp. PLM2 containing:
- a CDS encoding 2-hydroxyacid dehydrogenase, giving the protein MKVLVIGKEDRYFKYMPDKDIAKNAELIICPIGTSDDVLIEKGKEAEYLIVDAIGSVSKKVIEHLPNLKLIHSEGVGYNGIDIQTAKEKGIFVCNNKGINAGAVAEQTILLMLGLLRDVVTGDQKVREGLQIETKEKAMVEGITELADCKIGLIGFGDIAKATAKRLIPFDCELYYWNRTRQSKEIEEEYRVSYLELDELAKECDLISLHVAVTEETTGIINKEFLQKMKNSAYIINTARGELVDNEAMRESLVNGEIKGAGFDTVHPEPTQKDNPLVALPEEVAHKVIYSPHIGGITSSTFYRAHLNIWSNIELVKNNKRPNYIVNGL
- the ycsA gene encoding putative tartrate dehydrogenase/decarboxylase, with protein sequence MNTYKIAVIAGDGIGKEVVPAAIEVLDEVAKLDGSFKFEWTYFPWGCDYYLEHGVMMPEDGLEILKQYDQIFLGAVGMPELVPDHISLWGLLIKIRRGMKQSINVRPAKLLAGLESPLKNPQSFDITVVRENSEGEYSDSGGRMHSGADEIAIQNAVFTRKGTERAMRYAFELAQNSKGHVTSATKSNGLTYSMPFWDEVFDDVKKDYPEVQSVSNHIDALAAFMVMKPHAFDVIVASNLFGDILTDLGGAIMGSIGIAPAANLNIEREYPSMFEPVHGSAPDIAGKGIANPIGQIWTGKMMLDFLGHSIAGDRVLNAIETTLASGIKTGDLGGTANLEEVKNAIIENL